One genomic segment of Alkalimarinus alittae includes these proteins:
- a CDS encoding response regulator gives MSVIVIIDDEINILKSIQRVLRHQPWEVLTYNNPHDAINDLSGRSDIDVIISDYRMPEIDGVEVLQTLKEYCPDSIRMILSGQVDMAGVLDAINKAEVYRFIMKPWNDDDLVMTIKNAISHNELIKENKQLAETVRAQHREISLHVTEFKRLERESPGITKVKWEDDGSIDMSDEF, from the coding sequence ATGAGTGTGATAGTGATTATTGATGATGAAATCAACATTCTAAAATCGATCCAAAGAGTGCTTAGACATCAGCCTTGGGAGGTGCTTACGTATAATAATCCTCATGATGCTATTAATGATCTAAGTGGCCGTTCCGACATTGATGTGATTATCTCTGATTATCGAATGCCTGAAATAGATGGTGTCGAAGTATTACAAACGCTAAAAGAATATTGCCCTGATTCGATTCGTATGATTTTAAGTGGGCAGGTTGATATGGCGGGCGTGCTAGATGCGATTAATAAGGCTGAAGTTTATCGATTTATAATGAAACCATGGAATGATGACGACCTTGTCATGACTATTAAAAATGCCATCTCTCACAATGAGCTTATCAAAGAGAACAAACAGCTTGCTGAGACCGTGAGAGCGCAACATCGGGAGATAAGTCTTCATGTCACTGAATTTAAACGGCTTGAACGTGAGTCTCCAGGCATTACTAAGGTTAAATGGGAAGACGATGGTTCGATAGATATGAGTGATGAGTTTTAA
- a CDS encoding diguanylate cyclase, translated as MSLPDGYHWDNIKKKLHFFGKDGILLWKNPTLKNMLTPLIEQLGESFYFLLVAYEASEGAKQNYNYIITRKNSDFEQGFEIWAGVVASAGWGFMSLKSVDWRNNKAILVIEDPFELVIRETQNINDNLPLICGKASGIFSIAMNCSMRALVTAIETRNERKYATIEILPTEATLKSELEELNAREGHTRYEHLQILNKKLQETQSELEAANRRLTELAIKDDLTGAFNRRFFLAQAAQHHSYQVRYKMPVSVMMLDIDHFKKVNDTYGHHAGDLALIEFSNTCIENLRDTDMFSRLGGEEFAISMPGLDLSQAMLTAEKIRQLIEKLEIQYEDNITISFTVSIGVVEMQQKESLESALNRADKALYQAKHNGRNRVVSV; from the coding sequence ATGTCACTGCCTGATGGGTATCATTGGGATAATATAAAGAAGAAACTTCACTTTTTCGGTAAAGATGGAATTCTATTATGGAAAAACCCGACCCTTAAAAATATGCTAACCCCGCTGATTGAGCAGTTGGGTGAGAGTTTTTACTTTTTGCTTGTGGCCTATGAAGCATCTGAAGGCGCGAAACAAAATTATAACTACATTATCACCCGTAAGAACAGTGACTTTGAACAAGGCTTTGAAATTTGGGCCGGCGTAGTCGCTAGCGCAGGTTGGGGGTTTATGTCCCTAAAGTCTGTGGATTGGAGAAATAATAAAGCAATACTGGTCATTGAAGACCCATTCGAACTCGTTATACGCGAAACCCAAAATATTAACGATAACCTCCCCCTCATTTGTGGTAAAGCTTCCGGTATATTTAGTATCGCGATGAACTGCTCAATGCGCGCATTGGTAACCGCGATAGAAACACGTAATGAACGCAAATACGCCACAATTGAAATACTCCCTACCGAAGCAACGCTTAAGTCAGAACTTGAAGAGCTGAATGCGCGAGAAGGTCACACTCGTTATGAACACCTTCAAATACTCAACAAAAAGCTTCAAGAAACCCAATCTGAACTTGAAGCTGCCAATCGTCGCCTTACAGAACTCGCCATTAAAGATGACTTAACGGGCGCCTTTAACCGTCGTTTTTTTCTTGCCCAAGCCGCCCAGCACCACAGCTATCAAGTACGTTATAAAATGCCGGTATCGGTAATGATGCTTGATATTGACCACTTTAAGAAGGTTAACGATACCTATGGGCATCATGCTGGCGACCTTGCACTCATCGAGTTTTCAAATACCTGTATCGAAAATTTAAGAGATACAGATATGTTCAGTCGTCTAGGCGGAGAAGAGTTCGCAATATCCATGCCTGGCCTCGATTTAAGCCAAGCCATGTTAACCGCCGAAAAGATTCGGCAACTCATCGAGAAACTAGAAATTCAATATGAAGATAATATAACGATTAGCTTTACAGTCAGTATTGGTGTTGTAGAAATGCAACAGAAAGAGTCGCTTGAAAGTGCTTTAAATAGAGCAGATAAAGCACTTTATCAGGCCAAGCATAACGGACGAAATCGTGTAGTCTCAGTTTAA
- a CDS encoding acyl-CoA dehydrogenase family protein has translation MNFEIPRKFNALINQAQQVAVEVFRPISRKYDSAEHEYPVELNMLASIMDGMNDGDIKGGAGAAKLKQDKDTETSDAVKNGSNMATVLGLTELCWGDVGLALSLPRQGLGNAAIAAVANKEQLERYKNTWAAMAITEPNAGSDSANISTTAKLDGDEYIINGEKIFITAGDRCDAIVVWASLNKTLGRAAIKSFVVEKGTPGLELVRLDKKLGIKASDTATIRFDNCRVPKRNLLGNPEIDTQKGFGGVMQTFDNTRPVVAAMAVGLARASLELTQSLLQSSGIAADYAEPINNALACEAELYRMEADLEAARLLTLKAAWMADNGLPNSKEASMAKAKAGRTANNITLKCAELCSTLGYSESHLLEKWARDSKILDIFEGTQQIQQLIVARRMLGKNSSELK, from the coding sequence ATGAACTTTGAAATACCTCGAAAATTTAATGCACTTATCAATCAGGCGCAACAAGTAGCGGTAGAAGTTTTTCGCCCTATTTCACGAAAGTACGACTCAGCAGAGCATGAATACCCTGTTGAGCTCAACATGCTTGCGTCGATTATGGACGGCATGAACGACGGTGATATCAAAGGCGGCGCAGGCGCAGCAAAACTAAAGCAAGATAAAGACACTGAGACATCTGATGCGGTTAAAAATGGTAGCAACATGGCGACCGTATTAGGCCTAACGGAACTCTGCTGGGGTGATGTAGGGCTTGCATTAAGTCTCCCGAGACAAGGCTTAGGTAACGCAGCGATTGCAGCCGTCGCGAACAAAGAACAACTTGAACGTTATAAAAACACCTGGGCTGCCATGGCAATTACAGAGCCTAACGCGGGTTCAGACTCAGCGAATATTAGCACCACTGCGAAGTTAGATGGCGACGAGTATATTATTAACGGTGAAAAAATATTCATTACGGCTGGCGACCGTTGTGATGCCATTGTTGTATGGGCGTCGCTAAACAAAACACTCGGACGTGCGGCAATAAAGTCTTTTGTAGTCGAAAAAGGAACCCCAGGCTTAGAATTGGTTCGGTTAGATAAAAAGTTAGGCATAAAAGCATCAGACACTGCGACGATCCGGTTTGACAACTGCCGCGTGCCTAAAAGAAACTTATTGGGCAACCCTGAAATTGATACGCAAAAAGGGTTTGGTGGCGTAATGCAGACGTTTGACAATACACGCCCTGTTGTCGCAGCAATGGCGGTCGGGTTAGCACGCGCCTCTCTCGAGCTCACTCAATCGCTACTTCAATCATCCGGCATTGCTGCCGACTACGCTGAACCTATTAATAATGCCCTAGCATGTGAAGCTGAACTTTATCGAATGGAGGCTGACCTAGAAGCCGCTCGACTGCTCACATTAAAAGCCGCGTGGATGGCTGACAATGGCCTACCTAACTCTAAAGAGGCCTCTATGGCAAAAGCCAAGGCAGGCCGAACAGCTAATAACATTACGTTAAAATGTGCTGAGCTATGTTCAACCTTAGGCTATAGCGAGTCTCACCTGCTTGAGAAGTGGGCTAGAGATTCTAAAATTCTAGACATATTTGAAGGCACCCAACAGATTCAACAGCTCATTGTCGCAAGACGCATGCTAGGGAAAAACTCAAGTGAATTAAAATAA